Sequence from the Zeugodacus cucurbitae isolate PBARC_wt_2022May chromosome 5, idZeuCucr1.2, whole genome shotgun sequence genome:
GTTTAAAACAGAAAACACAAGAATAAAGATATAACAAAGCGAAAGGCTCTTAGCCGAATACTAGTGATTTTTCAAGCAACAAAGAAAATCAGTGTGATTTattatcttaaatatttaattaattaaaacaaatttacaaaaatggtACGACGTGGACGTTCAGCTAGCCCACCCCCAGCTACCAGGAGGTAAGTACAAAATCAAGTCTTTTGTGGAGCTGTGACAATAACAACCGCATGGGTGCAAAGTGCAATTCATGCGCTAATGTAATTAACAATgcaacgaaaataaatatatgtaaataaatgcgtgataaaattacttataaacatatttatttatatataaacacaaataTGAAGTCGGTGAAAATTCTCATTACATTACGTTGTTGCGTAACAGCTATACATTATGCGCTTGGCAAATGTCAAAAAGTGTTGCGTAtgataaagttattaaataaaataacaaatttcatatattattgaCAACAGGAGTGCGCCCACACATCATGCACCAGCTCCAACACCAAATGTGCCGGCACGCGCCGCTCCGGCAGCACCCCCAGCACCAGTACAAGCTGCACCCAGCGCTGTTGGCGCACCACAGCAGCCATCAATGTTCCAACAAATGGCAGCTACCGCTGGTGGTGTAGCTGTTGGCTCAGCAGTGGTAAGTTGACAAGAAATAGAATCTAATTTCATCAgctaaataatttacttaaacaaaatactatattttcagGGACATACACTTGGTGCCGGTATTACTAGCTTGTTCAGTGGTTCTGGTGATAAAGAGGCTGCCGCTCCCGCTGCCGCAGCAGCTCCACCAGCTCAACAGCAATACTACGGCAATGCAGCTCAGCCCAACGAGCCACAAGGTGCTTGTGCTTGGGAGATTAAACAGTTCCTGCAATGCGCTCAAGGCCAATCTGACTTGACACTCTGCGAAGGCTTCAATGAAGCGCTACGTCAATGCAAGGTTCAACATCATTTGCAATAAATTGTTGGTTGACACACAGCAAACTCAAttacttacataaatattcaaaccgttatatgatataatacaatattaatcaatgaaataattgtgaacaaaaacaaaacaacaaaaacaaatttataatttagatGTTTCAAAGTTCAATGATTGAGTGATTTTTTGTGTTAAAGTATGAAGAGTTTGTTGAATGCTGCAGATAATAGGCAAAAGTGTCAATAGAttgaatggcaacaacaacaaaagaactttGGTGAATATTTCTAGAAAATTCTACGCAGAAAATATGTGCAAACAGATAACGTGGAAGCGTTAATTGGCAAAcaaccaaaaaacaacaacggaTCATACCactaatacaacaataacaatacagcAACTCACGTGCTGCATACACACGCTGagtaagcaaaacaaaataacaattgcagttgttgttgttcgctatTGACACTGCAATATAGTGCAGGGAAAAACAAGTACTAAAATAATTTCCACATAATTGTGCAtactagttttatttttaaatactaagcttatttcgtgtaattatgaaattgttgaaggCTCATGCTAGCAAAATGGACCATTTAGAGTAGTATTGTAGACAAATTTGTGCCAAATATTAAGCGCTACAAATCgggtattaaattatcttccgAATgcgctaaataaaataaaaacaacaaccttCGGCaccattaaaaatgcattttttttattttcgtaatgAATTGTTATTGTCATGAAAAcatgtttgtttttcttctaCTCGCTCATTTAAAATAGATTCATTCACTGGGTTGTTAGTAAACATTTCACCTATTTTTTCAAGAATTGCAGCAACATTTTCGGCAATAACATATTTATTAGTTTCTTTGATGATTCacgtttgtttatatttcgggTACTTAGGattattttgataatatttttagtgaCTGACTTTGTTTTTTGGGGTGTTGTGAAATATCGGCTGCGTGTATTTCCTATAAATAACTGTAGTAAAAGAGATTTATGAAATTGATGAATTTGCATTTATTGTGGTTTGCTAATTGATTGAACTACACACCTACATGCATATTTTTAGACTCGTCTGATGAATAAGTTCCGActtagacacatacatacacacatctgTAATCAATTGTGTTTGATAAAGTTTTGAAAAGTAACAGCTCTCTCTTAGATGGAGTTCTCTGACTCAAGCCGGCCTGAAACCTCCCCTGTCAGTCCTACCCtggataaatacatatgtatgtacatacagttgaacttccctagctcgaatcaccataatccaaaaaaacaattcgaattagagagatttcgagttatggaaggaaatttgtatgaaattttacttcttttgccaattcaagagttcgagttatggagaacttcgagttagagaagttagAACGATTTTGCGGATCGCGAATATCTGAACCacggtggattttccaggtaaAAAGCCACACTgctaaggtccaatcagttcgtttaAGGTGGGATTTAGTCTTTCCCACAGTGCGTTCGATGGAACCTTGTACGCAATATTTAGGGGGCTTATCCCACaataattggcacagattgtggggtctccctttctGTGGATTGGACAGATTACATTTAGATTCCAAtcatcaggcatgctttcttccgaccatattctgcaaagaagctgatgcatgcacattatcagttcttcgtaaccgtatttgaatagcttgaCCGGCCATCCATCAGCCCcctccgctttgttgttcttcaagcgagtaatttgtattcgaatttcttcaaggTCGGTGTTCCTTCGTTATCGATTGGGGAATTGGGTTCGCATCTCttcactttcactgccattcagcaggtgtGAAacgtgttccctccataaacgCAGTATTCTCTGCACATCAGTTACCTGATTACCTCCgtggtccctacatgataatgcttcGGTCTTGAAACATTCTGTAAATTGCCTcatctttttataaaattttagatgATTACCAAGTAAgtaagttcgatttatggaagttcaactatacatagaaaataaaattacattttatgtaaaattgtaCAATCTCAATTTATTGCTTTGCCTATTTTTTGTATcagcaaatatgtataaatttaaccAAATGGGCTTTTATTAAATTCGCGTAAGAATACTGTCCAAACTAACTGCAAATAAAATGCGCTAGACATATTATGATTTCACTACAAATCCAGGAGAGCCAATTTGTGAAAACGGTCGGCGCGGTCCTGCTTCGCCTCGACTTTTTCGATAACATTGAAAGCGCGTGCCATAACGGCTTCAATATCATTGGCATCGCCTTCGGCAACCGACGTATGTTTGCGTTTACGACTTGATGCATTTCCACTCAAGCGCGCACTATTTACGGCATCGCCAGCACCATTGCAGCGTCTGTCGACCGTCTCAATGGCACCGCCCACCGCGCCCTCTAAATCATCATCGATTTCATCTAGTTTTGCTATAAAAGTGGCATCATACGAGCCAATTTGTTTTGCCACTTCGAACTGATAAATGCTTGCATCCAAATCGCGTGTTAACTCCGTTGTATCAGCGTTGGGCGTTTGTTTTTTCAACGCGTAAAAGTTTTGCTCCGCCTTACGTGAAACCGCTTCGGCTTGCTTTATAATTTCGTCCAACATTTCGCTGTTCATCGCACACGGTTCGTCGACTGAGTCCCTATCTTGTGAGCTGGTGTCTTCTGCCTCAACTATTGTGTAATCCACTTTGACGGCTTCGACAGCTTCGTTATTCAACCACCATGGTATGAGTTGATAATCTTCCAGCGCCTGCTGCTGATAAATAATCTCGTTGGGCAACTTGTAACCGTCCGCATCGGATTTCGCAATGTAATCTTTAAGCACAGCGTTGATCACTGTGAAGGCAATTGCTTTTATAACCGGCAAATAGTTGATTAGCTGGAAGCGTATTGACACATCAATGTCCGCCAAGTCAACGCGATTGAGCTGTTCAATTAGCGCTTTGATGGACTGATAACTGGCCAATGTGGCAGCTTCTTCATCGTGCGGTATGCATGCACTCGCATAGTTCAACAGCCACAACTCCCAGTCTTCCACGTCTCTGAAGTTTGGCGCTTCGTGGACGGGCGCCAGCAGCAAACGTTGTAGAAACTGCGAAATCTGTTGTTGGCGCTGCGCTGACTTCCAGTCCCTGGGGAAATATTCTAAGCCCAGCGGTACATCCACATCCAACTTGGGTACAAATCTGCGCAACTCTTCGGGAAACTCTGGCGTTTCGCTAAAATCCACGGTGGTCATGTGTACCACACGTTGCACGGCCTCATTGTACAAATCCACCAAATATTGTGGCGTACTGCAGATTTTCGAGAAAGAGGGGTTTTGCTCGGAGGACAACTGCCAACGTTGCCACATCTCTTCGCCCAAGCATGTTTCCAGCCAACTCTGCAGCCTTTGCATCTGCAAGGCGTCGCCTTCTCTGTGTGATAGCCGATTTTCACGCGACACAAAACGCAGAGCGCGCCCCATATGATGTACGAAAGAGAATTCGTTTTTGGTCTGCAAGCAACCGAAGAATTTGTAGGCCGCCACTTGGCCGGCGCTCACTAAACTCTCCATTTGCAGCGTGTCACTGAGCTCCAACTCATCCGTGTACTGGCCATCGTAGACGACAAACGCCACTGGCACAGCCTTATGGAGACGGCTCAGTTTGAGCAGATGGTGTATGCGCTTCCGCGTGCTCTGTATGCTGTCACAGCCCATGAGGCAGACAATGGCATCCATATTGTCACATTCGTGACGCACAATTTTACCACACTCATTCAGTGGCGGTATGCCAGTCACTTTGCGCACACACAGCGCCACATCACGTTCGGCAGCGCAAATGTATGGACTCGTATGTTGTTCCTCTGTATCAACGACTTGCACCTCCTCATCCGTGTTGCGTCGCAAATGTTTCTGCAGCCATTTGTTGCACAAACTCTCGAAGCCCGGCAACTCGTCTCGGTCATTTGGCAGCGTTAGCAGCAGTTTGAAATACTTATTTTGCTGGAGAGGACCGCCTTTTATGGCCTGCTTGTGCGTCAAATGTGCGCGCACCACCTCGAATATGTCAATGGTGGCACAGGGGCGCGCCAAAGTGTCCGGATGTTGCCAGAGCAATAGCTCGAAATTGCATGGCTCACCGTGACGATAACGTTTGATCATCTGTAAATTCTCCGCCTCCTTGGGATGCATTAACTTGGCGGTTTGTTCGGCACGCGTGTCCATTGTTACCCAGAGCGGTGTGGACTCCATGAGCGCGCGCTGCTTTTGCTTCTTTCGTGTGTAGCGCAGCCAACGTTCGAAGTAACGGCTGAGCATGAATTGATCGTGACACATCGTGGCATACTCCTCGTTGGCCAACTCCTCCAGCTGCTGCACTATGCTTTGCTCCAGCAAAGCGTCAGCAATATGCTTGCAATCGCATGCGAACTTTTGATATTTCATTAATTCGGTCTGTGCGATATTTTCCACTTCGGCTACGATGACAATCTCCAGTTCTGCGGCACAAACACTTTGGGCACGTTGTTCTAAATCTTTTAGACACGTTAAACGCTTCTGCTCCAATTCTGCGCGTTCACGCTTCGCCGCCTCTTCGGCCTTTTCCGCTTTGAGCCGCAGCTCCAACTCTGCTTTAGCCTTATCAGCTGCCGCTTTAGCTTCGGCCAACCGCTTGGCGTCGCGTTCATCTGTCTGTGGTGCTATTGGAGAAGGTTTCGGCTGCGTGTCGCGGAAAGCCGACGGTTGCTGCGCATGCACAAAACCTGGCAAAACGGGCTTCGAGTTGAAATGCTGGAAAATGCTGTCATTTTGCATGGGTTCTGGCTTTGGAGGTGGTGGTTGTTGAGCTTGTTGGAAAATGCTTGTTGTCGCTTTTGCGGCGCTGCTAAAGATGTTATCGGCATTTGCAGTCTTCTTAACAGTATCGAATATGAAACCGCCAGTCGATGACGGCGCTGCCGTAGCAGTTGTTGCGTTACCACCAAATATAGAATTACCAATGCCAACGGCTGGTTTAACAGTAGCAGCAGGCATTTTGAAAAGAGAGCTGCTAACATCACTTGCGGGCGCGCCGAATATGCTGCCACTAGCCCTACCGTTACTTCCGCTTGCACTTTGTGGCgcttcaaatttgaaatttgtcaaTGATGTTGACTGCGCTTTGGGCTTAGATTCTGCAAACTGATTACCGCCAAAAATAGAGGGTTCGGCTGGTTTTTGCGGCAGCGCTGGAGTTTTAAATTTCGGCTGCTGTTTGGGTGAATGAGAAGACGAGAGTTGTGGCACTTTAAATACACTAGTTTCAGTAGACACTGTGAGCGCAGGCGAGTCTGAACGTTTCTGTATTTTTAAGGcttcctgctgctgctgcatttcCAATTCACGTTCCTTTTTACGCGCTTCTGCCGCCTCGCCGCGCAGTTGATCTTCCGCAGTCCAAGCAAATGATTTGAGTATACCATGCTCATCGAAGCTGTTGTGTGGCGTGTGACTCTCGAATTTATGCGCCGACTCTAGCGTATGTCCACAAACGCATTCACCAACGCTAACCGTACGCTTCGACTCGACCAGCTGGggagataaaatattttatgattttataacAACTCAAACATAACCTAAACTCACATTCAATGCACGTTCCATGGAGTACTCAGCATCGGGACGCTTTAGGCGATCCAACACTACACGTTGACCATCGCATTTCAAACCGTGATAGGTGTAATATTGTGCCGCGGATTCCTCATCCTCAAACCCAAGTATGCGCGTTAGATATGCCAGCGGTAGCAGAATAGCATTCTTACGCCAATTGTGTGATTTATTAATGGCCTCCATGGCACGCCAACGCAATTTATTAAAGTAGCCAAGCAGTATACATGCGCTCAAGTACGACGTCTCCACTTCGCGTATCATGCTGAAGAAGCGcacatagttgttgttttgtagCGCATTATAGAAAGCAATTGCACGCTTAATTTCATTTGAGTGTTGTATATGTGTTGGTAGTTGCTTCAACTCCCACAAGAAATTGGAGTCTCCCAAATTCAGTAAAACTATGTAACTACGAAACTCTGCCTCACATGGACAATGCACACCCTTGATACGCAAGTCgtgatacatatatttaagcgaTTGCAAGCACTTTGTCAAATTTTCagcattgatttttttatcaaacacaGATGGTTCTTCGGCCACTAGACGCGCGGCGCAGTGTATGTGAAAGCGCGCACACTGTTCCACCAATTCTACGGTGCCTAATGAGCAGAGTTCCTGCTGCGTGATATCTTTGCGTATGGAACGTGTGCGATCCCATACAAAGTGAAACCAGTCGGCGATTGAGGTTTGCGGATCCTCGCAGAGGTCCAAAATGCGGTGCATCAGGTACAGCATTGCCATTTGTAGCACGCTTTCAGGTCGCAATTCGTGCGCGAGTGGCACTTCTTGATCAGCGCTACTGCGCGAATACTCTTTGATGGCACGTCGATGTGATATGGAGGATGTGCTCTCCTCATCCTCCGTGCACATTTCAAATGTGGACACTTGTCGTTGGAATTCGCGCATTAAACGCTCTTTCTCGGGACACATATCGGGACAAATGCCTAaaccaaattattaataaaatatgaatacaaatacaaacagttTCTATAAAGACATTGTATTTACCTTGAGTCCGTTCAACTTTCTTAATATCTGTTTGTCGTGGTCTTATTAAGCGCATCAATTTGTCGCGCGCATCCAAAACGCGATATTTTTCCTCGTCGGTGTAAGCAGGCCTACGTAGAATGGTCTCATATTCATGTCGCAAAGCTGTGTCAATTTTTGGCACCTCCGGTAGCGGAGCTGACTTTGTGGCTTTCGCAGCTGTACTTGCAAATTGCGCTGGTGGTTTCTGTGTGCGTAGTTGCATTGACTTCACGGGCGGTAACATTGCCGCAGCTGGCGGTTTATATGTTGGTACATTTTGGCGCAAACCCATTGCATCCAACTCGGCTTGCACTTCAGGATTAACCCATTCTTCTGTGTTTTGTACGTGTGCCACCTCACGCGTGGCAAATTCTATTTGAAATTCTTGTCCATTGAAATCACCGGCTTGATCCAATGCGCGCTCGGCTTGCGCTTCCGTCTCATATTCCACCGTACAACTTTGCCGGCTTGGACGTAATATAAAACGTGTGATTTTGCCAAACTTACTAAAGTGATTCTTGGCAACCAATTTGTCCAAGAATAGATCGGGTATTTTTTCACAACTGTTGATAAATAAGTTTGATGAGTTTTTACTATTACCGGTTTTCGAGTGTACTTACGAAATGGCTTTGTAATTGATGCCGTCATCCCAACCAGTTTCCTCGTCACCCAGCATGACGTCacgtaaatttatgttttaaacgATACTAAAAACTTCacacaaacaataattttaatataataagtcgcgaaatttaaaaaaatataaaaatttctaatattGTGGGAAAATATAGAAGCCGCGATCGCGCAAAATTGGTATGTCAATGACAGCTGTTTGAATATCACAGAGTTTTGTGGCAACATAATGGCGGCATACACTATCCAATTTGCATCTTACAGCATTCACAGTGGACTCATACTGATTGGTAAactcatttatataataattaaacacGAGATAAAACACACTAAAAAGGCTAcctaaaattgttaaataatatatCTTATTTATTGTTAAAAGAAAAGACCGCAGattatttttaaacagttttttttatgttcagcgttaataattatttgaaatttaagaaagttggcaactttgtgttaactcaaaaaacaaatgaaatcgtTTGCTGGTCGTACATTTTCATTGGATTAAATAGAATTGtgttatttgcaacatttttaaagtaaaatatttatttattaaatgaataatgATGGAAATTGTTGCTGCCGACAAACAACATGAGTTGGATAGACATAAAACTAAGAAAAAATCGCAGAAAAAACATGCAAAACCGCCGGCTGCCGAAGCTGCAGGTGACCATGCCGGTGCACAAAAGAACCACAGGAAGCGTAAGAGACATCATTTCAATGGAATACGTGCACAAATGGAGTTTTATTTCGGCGATGCAAATCTTTCGAAGGATCGCTTTCTTAAGCAACTAATCGACAAAGATCCATGTGAGTATATCATAATATATAAACACTATTATGGTTACTGTAGATTTCTTATTCCTTGGCTTCAGATGTACCATtggatatttttctaaattttaataagatgaaGGCTCTCACATCTTCGGTAGAGGAAATCAAAAAGTCCTTAACAAACTCCGAACTACTCGAGTTGGATGAAACAAATTTGAAAGTTAGACGCAAGACAGCGTTGCCGGCAGAACGTAATGTCGACGACAAGACACTTTATGTCGAAGCTTTACCAGCTGCTGCTGATCACGATTGGGTGCGTCAGGCATTTGAAAGATTTGGGCCAGTAGTTTACGTTTCTTTACCGAAATATGCGAAATCACGCAAAATCAAGGAGTTTGGTTTCGTCGAGTTCGAGCAGGCGAGTAGCGTGGATAAAGCGATTAAGGCTTTCAGCGAATTCAACGGTGTGCTAAGAATGCAAGAAACCGATCCTGCCGAATTGCAAAGTGTCAAATCTTTTATAAAAGAGCAAAATGAGGAAGATGTAGAAACGAATAATGTATCTGATACCGAGCATAAAAAGGATAAGAAATTGAAAAGAGCCGTCGGTGAGGCGTCGGAAGAAGAAGGGCctgaaattaagaaaataaaaacagaaagcgACGAAAATTCCACAGCAAACGAAACTGGTGATACTTCAAATGATGACACCGAAGATCAAGTCGATGACGATGGAGATGGAAAGAAAAAGAAACGCcgcaaaaagaagaaaaaggcGAAAACTTTGGAGAAACGTAGAAAGGATACAGATTTGAATACAGATGCATCCTTCTATGAGCTAAAGGTGCTGCCGAAATGTGATTGGAAACGGCTACGTAACAAATATCTAAACTTGCAGCGCGAAAAAGTAGCCGAGTTGAAACGCAAAGCATGGAAGGAAAGGCAGCAACAACGTGCTGGTGATGGTGTTTCTACCGAAGCAACGGATGCCTCAGCACCCGCGCCCGCTAAGAAACCAAAGCCCAACGAacgaaaattgcgcaaaatgaatatgaatttttatggtGCCGGTGAGGAGGAGGCCAAACCAGCACCAAAGGAGCTGAAGCACAATCCAGCTTTAGAACGTGCGCCGTTGTTTAGTTACTCAGAAGGGCTGATCGTGGAAGTAGGTTTCTTAACTCCTTGTGTTAACATAAAGGAATTCAAGGCTGACATGCGTCAATACGAGACTGTAAAGTACGTTGACGTTAAGGAGGGCGCCATGCATGCACAACTACGTTTGGACACTGCCGTTGCGGCAACTGACTTTGTGCGCCAGCTGAGTTCGGCGGATTACAAGTGTAAAGTACTCAGCGGCGAAGCTGAGTTggaatattggaaaaaaattgagGCAGATCGAGAAATGAAACTGAATAAACAAGTAAAGATACCACAGAAGAGAGGTAGAGAGAAAGTtaagaaattaattacaaaGCATATCCGTTTTGGTGAAGAAGACGAATAATTAACACAgtgtgtttttgtataaaaagaaatttatttgaataaatatctTAGTAAATAAACATATCTTACATTACTACATTTTACAgtccattttatttcatttttttttttttaattacaaagtattttttaatttataatctttactatatatataacgAACCATCTGCCGGTCCTAAATAATGTAACGATATGAGCAGTACGTCTATAATAGTCCACACACCTAGTCCACCGAAACTAAACAATTTTCCAATGCCTTCTTGCCAGTGACCGAGATAAAAACGATCCGCACCAAAGCCACCTAACGTAATACTAATTATAAGTGCGGTGCTCCAACGATACCCTTGCGTCCAGTTACATTTCAAGTTACGCGTAAATGAACGATTGCCAAGACAAAACACATCCGAATGTACGGTGCAATTTGTGCGATAGAAGTTACCATTCACTGAATTACAATTGCCACGGAGAGCACACGACTGTTGCCACAACTCTGTTTGGTAGCAATAACGGCAGTTCATTTGTTGTACGAATGTGCGATTACCCTGGCATTGCACATGATCCAATGCGGTACAGGTGACGTTAATATCTCGCCCATAATGGCACGAGTAATTATAATTACAGCGTATGCAAGGAAAAGGTAGCGCTGAACACTCACTCTCTGGTCCGCCCGGACAGGATACGTTAGTGTCATTGATGCTTTTGATGGTGAGCGGTATGGCGTCATTGTTGTTGGTAACATTTTTTGATTGACCTTCCAGCTTGGTTTCAGTTTCCATAAGATTGCCACCAGCAGTTTGACTCTGACGTATGCCACTAAATATAAAGATCATAATCAGCGCCAAGGCGGAGCGCATATTTATAACAATACAACGTCTGTGTAGCATTTATTTGCAAtagaacaataaattatttaaattaaattcttgaaGCACTTGTATGaataaacaaacgaaaaacagcTGATAAACTAAGGACAGAGAGCTGTCATTTGGCTGCAATTTGAATACAGGGGCTTTCGtgaatattaaatgtaaaactAATTATTAACTAAtacttttggaaaaataataatagtaaatattaaagtattaaaatgtgtgccgaattaaaaatttaatttacataaaaataagaaacaaaaattattattttttagaagtataactttttgtttcaatttaatatttattaaatattacataattttctACAACATTAATTGCAGTTTTCAACACCGAACAATTTAGCGCTAATAACagctgaaattttgttttatgtaaacaaCGGATAACTGAAAGATCGTATttccttcttttattttttaaaataattgcatagAGATATTACTCACTAGAATGGTTAAAGTGGATGTCGAGTACtggtaaatagaaaaatattattaaaattctgAGTTATACAATTATATCGCACGCAGTCCAAAATGCAATTTCGAATGGCAATGCAAAATGCTACAAAACTttctacaccaacaacaaccagaTGCGGAAGTAGTATGTTCTAAAGGACGTCAAGGATCATTTGAAGTCAAAATAGATGATACTTTGGTGCATTCAAAATTGCAATCGTTTGCCTTTCCTGATCACGACAGCGTTTTGGAAAATGTGCGACGCGCAGATAAGGGTCAACCGGTTGAAAAGGTTAAAGAGCAACCAATTGACAATTGTGCATTGATGTGATATCCAAACTGCAAAGGACACAGCGACTTGAAAACTCTTGAGTACGCTGTAATATTTCAATATCATACGTTTAAAATTACTATAAATGAGTATAGCTAGCATACTTTGGCAAATGAAACCTAGTTAAAAGgtatgaaatacaaaaattgtttaaatttttttaaatgccatacaacacataaaaattgattttattttataaataaatcaattgtaTTGAACATTTTAACCAAATTAGCAGTGCAATGGGCAAAACGATATTTGTTGATGTGGAACATTGGTGAGCGtaccaatttaaataatttaaaatatgatgTTGATCAGACTATTTGCGTTTAGTGGCTTATGTGCAGCACATGCGCGTCAGTGCAGATCGCTACAGAAATACATAATGAATGAACAGCCCGATACGGATTTAGTATGCCGCACAGGTCGGCGTGGTTCTTTTGAAGTGGTCATAAACGGCATGTTAGTTCACTCGAAATTGCAGACACAAGCCTTCCCATCACAGGATGATATATTGAAGAGAGTAAAAAATGTGCATGCAGGTTTGCCCCCCAATTATGTGAGACCAGAAACCACCTGCACGTTAATGTAAAAACGCTTCCGTATGTACAGACAATACTTTTCGTATAATTCAGTAGACaaatgtattttagtaaatgctttatttttacaatttttgtgatgcacattttgtaaatatctcaaTTAAAGGATAATACTTCTTCCTAATTTgcgtatttacatataaatattaatattatttaaggcAAAATATACTGGCAAACTTCTGTATTTATGGTACTGACatttttatgtacatttgtgcacgtcaaaaatttttaaatttttagaaggcattaaaatgcatttaattatacatattttagctCAATATGTAGTTAAAATTAAGTTGTGATGTTTGTTATATACTGTCATGTTCTACTATTCATTGTTCCGCTTCATGCTCCTCCTGCTTTTTAATTCGCACCTCTTCACTGCATGAAACAAGTGCATTTTCCGTTTGCGGTGTCTTAAGCgataaataaatgccaaaacgTATTTTACCACCAAATTCACGCGCAATTGTGCGTAGCGGCTCGT
This genomic interval carries:
- the LOC105208949 gene encoding TM2 domain-containing protein almondex, with amino-acid sequence MLHRRCIVINMRSALALIMIFIFSGIRQSQTAGGNLMETETKLEGQSKNVTNNNDAIPLTIKSINDTNVSCPGGPESECSALPFPCIRCNYNYSCHYGRDINVTCTALDHVQCQGNRTFVQQMNCRYCYQTELWQQSCALRGNCNSVNGNFYRTNCTVHSDVFCLGNRSFTRNLKCNWTQGYRWSTALIISITLGGFGADRFYLGHWQEGIGKLFSFGGLGVWTIIDVLLISLHYLGPADGSLYI
- the LOC105208947 gene encoding migration and invasion enhancer 1, which produces MVKVDVEYCPKCNFEWQCKMLQNFLHQQQPDAEVVCSKGRQGSFEVKIDDTLVHSKLQSFAFPDHDSVLENVRRADKGQPVEKVKEQPIDNCALM
- the LOC105208948 gene encoding la-related protein 7, with amino-acid sequence MMEIVAADKQHELDRHKTKKKSQKKHAKPPAAEAAGDHAGAQKNHRKRKRHHFNGIRAQMEFYFGDANLSKDRFLKQLIDKDPYVPLDIFLNFNKMKALTSSVEEIKKSLTNSELLELDETNLKVRRKTALPAERNVDDKTLYVEALPAAADHDWVRQAFERFGPVVYVSLPKYAKSRKIKEFGFVEFEQASSVDKAIKAFSEFNGVLRMQETDPAELQSVKSFIKEQNEEDVETNNVSDTEHKKDKKLKRAVGEASEEEGPEIKKIKTESDENSTANETGDTSNDDTEDQVDDDGDGKKKKRRKKKKKAKTLEKRRKDTDLNTDASFYELKVLPKCDWKRLRNKYLNLQREKVAELKRKAWKERQQQRAGDGVSTEATDASAPAPAKKPKPNERKLRKMNMNFYGAGEEEAKPAPKELKHNPALERAPLFSYSEGLIVEVGFLTPCVNIKEFKADMRQYETVKYVDVKEGAMHAQLRLDTAVAATDFVRQLSSADYKCKVLSGEAELEYWKKIEADREMKLNKQVKIPQKRGREKVKKLITKHIRFGEEDE
- the LOC105208944 gene encoding migration and invasion enhancer 1 isoform X2, which translates into the protein MWNIAHARQCRSLQKYIMNEQPDTDLVCRTGRRGSFEVVINGMLVHSKLQTQAFPSQDDILKRVKNVHAGLPPNYVRPETTCTLM
- the LOC105208944 gene encoding migration and invasion enhancer 1 isoform X1, translating into MGKTIFVDVEHCGLCAAHARQCRSLQKYIMNEQPDTDLVCRTGRRGSFEVVINGMLVHSKLQTQAFPSQDDILKRVKNVHAGLPPNYVRPETTCTLM